The Litoribrevibacter albus genome segment TGGCCTGACGTGCCGACATGCTTGCCTCCAAAAGGGATTCCCGCAGGAATCAAAATAAACAATCGCTATTATTCAAATGGGCGATTATTATAACGGCTTTCTAGCTGGTCTGCATTTATAACTGCCTTGCCCATGCGACTCGTTGCTAATGCATTGCTAATGGCAGGGTTTCTGGAAGCAAGTTTGCGACTTCCCCTTCCCGAAGCAGATCAGCTAAGCTTAAAAGAAACACAGAAGAGATCGTTTACGTGCCTGTTATTTTAAGAAAAGTTACCTCGCCAGAAGGCCAGGATCATATAGACCTCACCAAAACCTTTGGTGAACTGAAAGAACTTATTGTCGACGATCAGGTGATCGAAAACTCCGACACCTTCACTGAAGAACTGCTTCAACGCCACAATCAGCCTGAAAACCAATGGATTGCCTGCGCTTTTTTCAATGACCGCATCATTGGTGCTATGAGCGTCGAAGAATCAACCGGCCAAATGAAGCTGAACAATCTGACGGTTCGTCAGGTTACTCGTGACCGAGGCGTCGGCCACCGTTTGTTGGATCTGACCTTGGCCGAGGCAAAGGGAAAAGTCGTGTTATTGGAACTGACACGCGATCAAAACGTCCGAATGAAAGACTGGCTAAATCAATACAGTGCAGAATTTGTCTCCAACACTGCAGCCACCAGTCTCTATAAAATAACCCCGAGTGAGCATGAAGTATAACGACAGGATTCAAAACTATCGCTTTGGCCGCATCACCATCTTTCTGGTGATTGCAGCCTGCCTCTATGTCTTAGCAGAAAAGCCCGAGCTGCTGGAACTACACGAACACTCTACCGAATACCGGGATCAACTCGCGCAAAAAATGGATCGTCTATCCCTACAATACTTCATCGATACCAATGTGAAAGGCGAATGCACACTGGTAATCATGCAGAATGGCGAGCCACAGGCACTCACCGAATACGAAGAAACCAGTGATCTGGCCTGTAAGCGATTACTTCCTTACATTAAGGCCCCGACGTCCAAACCGGTTTCAGACAACTCGACCTTTGCTGACGAAGAGCAGCTCGACATTCCTGTTGAAAATTGATTTCAAGAGCAGTGAATTTCCAACATAATCAATATCGAGCATAGTGAGTTTCAAGAGTAATAAAGTTCGAGCATGATCAATATCGAGAGTAATGCCTACGGAAGGGAACATGTCTCAATCATTATTTACGCAGAAGCCTTCTAATACGAATAAAGCACACGCATCGAATTCAAATTCCACCGATCTACACACCGATTACCTGGTTATTGGTGCCGGCGTTGTCGGCCTGGCCATCGCCAAACGTCTC includes the following:
- a CDS encoding acetyl-CoA sensor PanZ family protein; translation: MPVILRKVTSPEGQDHIDLTKTFGELKELIVDDQVIENSDTFTEELLQRHNQPENQWIACAFFNDRIIGAMSVEESTGQMKLNNLTVRQVTRDRGVGHRLLDLTLAEAKGKVVLLELTRDQNVRMKDWLNQYSAEFVSNTAATSLYKITPSEHEV